Proteins encoded in a region of the Inquilinus sp. KBS0705 genome:
- a CDS encoding peptidase M19 has protein sequence MFIIDAHLDLSMNALEWNRDLTRPVAEINQRELGLSDKPDRAKAVVSFPELRKGNIGLVVATQIGRYVAPGNTLPGWHSPAQAWAQTQGQLAYYNVMEDAGEMYRVYNLESLEKHLQNWCNGEDNANKPIGYILSLEGADSIVDISYLDGAYQNGLRAIGPAHYGPGRYANGTDATGKMGQNGIDLLKEMERLNIILDATHLCDDAFWQALDNFGGNIWASHNNCRALVNHNRQYSDEMIKALIDRGAVIGAALDAWMMVPNWVRGESTPRKMNCNLDVMVNHIDHICQIAGNTQHVGMGTDLDGAFGREQCPYDLETIADMQKVPGLLKKRGYTETDIENMMYGNWLRFLRNAWK, from the coding sequence ATGTTTATTATTGATGCCCATTTAGACTTAAGTATGAACGCCCTGGAATGGAACCGCGACCTTACCCGGCCGGTCGCCGAAATAAACCAGCGTGAACTTGGGTTATCTGATAAACCCGACCGTGCCAAGGCAGTTGTATCATTCCCCGAATTGCGTAAAGGCAACATTGGCTTGGTAGTAGCTACACAAATAGGCCGTTATGTTGCACCCGGTAATACTTTACCCGGCTGGCACTCACCGGCGCAGGCCTGGGCACAAACCCAAGGGCAACTGGCTTACTATAATGTCATGGAAGACGCAGGCGAAATGTACCGGGTATACAACCTGGAATCCCTTGAAAAGCATCTGCAAAATTGGTGTAATGGCGAAGACAACGCCAATAAGCCAATAGGCTATATATTAAGTTTAGAAGGTGCAGACTCAATTGTCGACATAAGTTACTTAGACGGGGCATACCAAAATGGTTTGCGTGCAATAGGGCCTGCACATTACGGCCCCGGCAGGTATGCCAATGGCACCGATGCAACAGGCAAAATGGGGCAAAATGGTATCGACTTGTTAAAAGAAATGGAACGGCTTAATATAATATTAGATGCCACCCATTTATGCGATGACGCCTTTTGGCAGGCACTTGATAATTTTGGCGGTAATATTTGGGCAAGCCATAACAATTGCCGCGCATTGGTAAACCACAACCGCCAGTACAGCGATGAGATGATAAAGGCGTTAATTGACCGTGGCGCGGTAATAGGCGCAGCCCTTGATGCCTGGATGATGGTGCCCAATTGGGTAAGAGGAGAGTCAACGCCACGTAAAATGAATTGCAATTTGGATGTTATGGTAAATCATATCGATCATATTTGCCAGATTGCAGGCAATACACAGCACGTAGGTATGGGTACCGATTTAGATGGCGCATTTGGGCGTGAGCAATGCCCCTATGACCTGGAAACCATTGCCGATATGCAAAAGGTACCTGGTCTATTAAAAAAACGTGGCTATACCGAAACGGATATTGAAAATATGATGTATGGTAACTGGCTGCGCTTTTTAAGAAACGCGTGGAAATAA
- a CDS encoding RidA family protein: MNSAEQNFKELGLSLPPAPKPLGVYKPCLIDGKYLYLSGHGTVKDDGSLIIGRIGEDMTPEEGKLAAKQVGLAMLATIKANLGSLDRVKRVIKVLGMVNCKSDFEKHPFIINGASELFASVWGEDNGIGVRSAVGMGSLPDNIPVEIEALFELV; encoded by the coding sequence ATGAATTCAGCTGAACAAAACTTTAAAGAATTGGGTTTAAGCCTGCCACCCGCACCAAAGCCGCTGGGTGTTTATAAACCATGTTTAATTGATGGCAAGTACCTGTATCTATCGGGCCACGGCACAGTAAAAGATGATGGTAGCTTAATAATTGGCCGCATTGGCGAAGATATGACACCCGAAGAGGGTAAGCTTGCGGCAAAGCAGGTAGGTTTAGCTATGCTGGCCACCATTAAAGCTAATTTAGGCAGCCTGGATAGGGTTAAACGCGTTATAAAAGTATTGGGCATGGTTAACTGCAAATCAGATTTTGAGAAACACCCATTTATTATTAACGGCGCAAGCGAATTATTTGCCAGCGTTTGGGGCGAAGACAATGGTATAGGCGTGCGCAGTGCGGTAGGTATGGGCTCGTTACCCGACAATATACCTGTTGAAATTGAAGCTTTATTTGAATTGGTTTAA
- a CDS encoding D-TA family PLP-dependent enzyme: MANNWYNINNVAELDTPTLVVYPDRVKHNIALVKTFITDVQRLRPHVKTHKSSEVSKLMLQAGITRFKCATISEAEMLGMCDAPDVLLAYQPVGPKLKRFIRLITAYKDTSYSCVVDNVATAQTIATAALNADITIPVYIDLNIGMNRTGIIPADALLLYEECMAMDGIKLLGLHAYDGHIHDSDYVTRQIKSDNAMAPVIKLVAAIQANGHAKPVVIAGGSPTYPILAVRNDVECSPGTFVYWDRGYQLAFPEQEFQTAALIVTRVISLPDETKLCLDVGHKSVSAENELNKRIYFLNAPKLKFISQSEEHLVIDAGGDHQFKVGDILYGLPYHICPTIALYERAITIENEDVTGEWLNIARDRKITI, from the coding sequence ATGGCCAATAACTGGTACAATATTAATAACGTAGCCGAACTGGATACCCCCACATTGGTAGTTTACCCTGATAGGGTAAAACACAATATTGCTTTGGTAAAAACCTTTATAACTGACGTACAGCGTTTACGCCCGCATGTTAAAACACATAAAAGTTCCGAGGTTAGCAAATTAATGCTGCAGGCCGGTATCACCAGGTTTAAATGTGCAACCATTTCCGAAGCCGAAATGTTAGGTATGTGCGATGCCCCTGATGTGCTATTGGCTTACCAACCGGTGGGGCCAAAATTGAAACGGTTTATTAGGCTTATAACAGCCTATAAGGACACTTCTTACTCTTGTGTGGTAGATAATGTTGCTACTGCCCAAACTATCGCCACAGCGGCTTTAAATGCTGATATAACTATACCGGTTTATATCGATCTTAATATTGGTATGAACCGTACAGGTATCATCCCTGCCGACGCCTTACTGTTATATGAGGAATGTATGGCTATGGACGGGATAAAACTATTAGGCTTGCATGCCTATGACGGCCATATACACGATAGTGATTATGTAACCCGGCAAATTAAGAGCGATAATGCTATGGCGCCTGTTATTAAACTTGTTGCCGCTATACAAGCTAATGGCCATGCTAAACCGGTTGTAATTGCAGGCGGTTCCCCAACGTATCCAATATTAGCCGTGCGTAACGATGTAGAATGCAGCCCCGGTACTTTTGTTTATTGGGATAGGGGGTATCAGTTGGCATTCCCTGAGCAGGAATTTCAGACAGCTGCGTTGATCGTTACCCGCGTTATATCCTTACCCGATGAAACTAAGCTTTGTTTAGATGTTGGGCATAAATCGGTATCGGCAGAGAATGAACTAAATAAAAGAATATACTTTTTAAATGCACCCAAACTTAAATTTATAAGCCAAAGCGAAGAACATTTAGTAATAGACGCAGGAGGAGATCATCAATTTAAAGTAGGGGATATTTTATATGGCTTACCTTACCACATTTGCCCTACTATAGCTTTATATGAGCGCGCTATTACTATTGAAAATGAAGACGTTACGGGTGAATGGTTGAATATAGCGCGCGACCGGAAAATAACAATTTAG
- a CDS encoding DUF4251 domain-containing protein, translating to MFKMKTLVRMMVVLALIAVNIKPATAQQSKADKKASLAADVKQMIDSKKFTFQANNMYPAYGGLRYLNTTYDVTVTADSVISYLPYFGEVYSGAGYNSSTDNGIKFTSTDFDYKSQQAKNGSWNVVIKPKDVGNATQLLFTVQTNGRTDLAVISQNRQRIRFDGYLKEQAKK from the coding sequence ATGTTTAAAATGAAAACTTTAGTAAGGATGATGGTTGTTTTGGCACTTATTGCGGTCAATATAAAACCAGCTACAGCACAGCAAAGTAAAGCCGATAAAAAGGCAAGTTTAGCAGCTGATGTAAAACAAATGATCGATTCAAAAAAATTCACTTTTCAGGCCAATAACATGTACCCGGCTTATGGTGGTTTGCGTTATTTAAATACCACGTATGATGTAACGGTTACTGCAGATAGCGTAATATCTTACCTGCCCTATTTTGGTGAGGTGTATTCGGGTGCGGGTTATAATAGCAGTACCGATAATGGTATAAAGTTTACGTCAACCGATTTTGACTACAAAAGCCAGCAGGCTAAAAATGGCAGCTGGAATGTTGTTATTAAACCAAAGGATGTTGGCAATGCCACACAGTTGTTATTTACCGTACAAACCAACGGCCGAACCGACCTTGCTGTAATAAGCCAAAACCGCCAGCGGATACGTTTTGACGGTTATTTAAAAGAACAAGCAAAAAAATAA
- a CDS encoding sugar phosphate isomerase/epimerase, which yields MNFNRRKFLQSTGTLVLSSAVLSGKAASILNMAKHPVGVQLFTFFTSIDNDVKGTLSQIAATGYKEIESAFSRKGGYYGMKPKEFKAVVNDLGMKWKSHHVLGAPFKLPAGAKMPTMPDGKPMTIPVMANLQDNMQQLVDEAAEGGVKYLVCANTPTGNMDELKASIAVLNKTGEAATKAGLIFAYHNHDMEFKAMDGKVPYDLLLSETDSKHVKMELDLAWAVKAGKNPVELFKQNPGRFPLWHVKDLDAAREIILPVGSGTIDFKPIFAAAKTAGMDSFFVEHDMPKDALASIQSSFAYIDKNLNA from the coding sequence ATGAATTTTAACAGGCGCAAGTTTTTGCAAAGTACAGGCACTTTGGTGCTTAGCAGCGCAGTTTTATCGGGTAAAGCTGCATCAATATTAAATATGGCCAAACACCCGGTAGGTGTGCAGTTATTTACCTTTTTTACATCTATAGATAACGATGTAAAAGGCACCTTAAGCCAAATAGCAGCAACCGGCTATAAAGAAATAGAATCGGCATTTAGCAGAAAAGGTGGCTATTATGGAATGAAACCCAAAGAGTTTAAAGCCGTAGTAAACGACCTTGGGATGAAATGGAAATCGCACCATGTATTGGGTGCACCATTTAAATTGCCGGCAGGTGCTAAAATGCCAACCATGCCCGATGGTAAGCCAATGACTATACCTGTAATGGCTAACCTACAAGATAATATGCAGCAACTGGTTGATGAAGCTGCCGAAGGCGGTGTTAAATACCTGGTTTGCGCTAATACGCCAACCGGTAATATGGACGAACTTAAAGCATCTATAGCGGTATTAAATAAAACAGGTGAAGCTGCTACAAAGGCAGGATTAATATTTGCCTATCATAATCATGATATGGAGTTTAAGGCTATGGATGGTAAAGTGCCTTACGACCTGCTGTTATCAGAAACAGACAGCAAACACGTAAAAATGGAACTTGACCTGGCATGGGCAGTTAAAGCCGGCAAAAATCCGGTTGAATTGTTTAAGCAAAATCCGGGTCGTTTCCCGCTATGGCATGTTAAGGATTTGGATGCAGCCAGGGAGATTATATTACCTGTAGGTAGCGGCACCATTGATTTTAAACCAATTTTTGCGGCGGCAAAAACCGCGGGAATGGATAGCTTTTTTGTAGAGCACGATATGCCTAAAGACGCGCTTGCAAGCATACAAAGCAGCTTTGCTTATATAGATAAGAATTTAAACGCTTAA
- a CDS encoding phosphatase PAP2 family protein gives MKKHILYITLLSAALFNTSCKKTIEERNQLYKQLNPTNIDADAGNWKTILIDTATLTIATPDPITSPNYAADINEIKSYQQNLTTEQKNIINYWSAGSVLRWNEILRELVAKHNLPPYQNDDGSYPFPDATNPLAYPLFPFSNPPYAARAYAYVSAAQYDALVAAWKFKKKFGRLAPYKNNPSVKALVPQSTLPSYPSEDAVVAGATAKMMELLFPGDLAYIQQKVAEEKLYRIMAGANVRSDMDAGEALGKQVATVFLARARTDRAGKAIGTPDYWKSLETTTTAKGLTPWVSLELPKRPPMLPLFTKVLPFLFDTLTVVALRPPAPYATGSPEFKKESDEVLRMSEDKSREHERIVNFWADGVGTVTPPGHWNTIAADEFVKHNYSEVRWARNFALLNMAEMDAAIVCWDAKYYYFNPRPTQMVMNIKTLTGIPNFPSYTSGHSNFSGAAATILGYLVPEKANAFMDMAHEAAMSRLYGAIHYRSDCEVGLQTGVKVGQYAINRAKIDGAGN, from the coding sequence ATGAAAAAACATATACTATATATAACGCTTTTATCTGCAGCTCTTTTTAATACGTCGTGTAAGAAAACGATAGAAGAGCGTAATCAGCTATACAAGCAACTAAACCCTACCAATATTGATGCCGATGCTGGTAACTGGAAAACCATATTAATAGATACGGCTACGCTTACTATAGCTACGCCAGATCCAATTACATCGCCAAACTACGCGGCCGATATTAACGAGATAAAAAGCTACCAGCAAAATCTAACCACCGAGCAAAAGAATATTATTAACTACTGGAGCGCCGGTTCGGTTTTACGTTGGAACGAGATACTACGCGAACTGGTTGCTAAACACAATCTGCCACCGTATCAAAACGATGATGGAAGCTATCCTTTCCCCGATGCTACCAATCCATTAGCTTACCCATTATTTCCTTTCTCAAACCCGCCGTATGCAGCACGTGCCTATGCTTACGTAAGTGCAGCCCAATACGATGCTTTGGTGGCCGCCTGGAAGTTTAAAAAGAAGTTTGGCCGTTTAGCCCCATACAAAAACAACCCATCTGTTAAGGCTTTGGTGCCGCAATCAACATTGCCATCGTACCCAAGCGAAGATGCTGTTGTAGCAGGTGCTACAGCTAAAATGATGGAATTGCTTTTCCCTGGCGATCTGGCTTATATACAGCAAAAAGTAGCCGAAGAAAAGTTATATCGTATAATGGCCGGTGCTAATGTGCGCTCTGATATGGATGCCGGCGAAGCATTAGGTAAACAAGTTGCCACAGTATTTTTAGCACGTGCACGTACCGATAGGGCCGGTAAAGCAATCGGCACACCCGATTACTGGAAAAGCCTTGAAACTACCACCACTGCCAAAGGCTTAACCCCATGGGTTAGTTTGGAGTTACCAAAAAGGCCACCAATGTTGCCATTATTTACAAAGGTTTTGCCATTTTTATTTGATACCCTTACCGTAGTAGCATTGCGCCCGCCTGCACCATATGCAACTGGTTCTCCTGAGTTTAAAAAGGAATCGGACGAGGTTTTACGCATGAGTGAAGACAAAAGCCGCGAGCATGAGCGTATAGTTAACTTTTGGGCCGATGGCGTGGGTACAGTAACCCCTCCGGGTCATTGGAACACTATTGCAGCAGATGAGTTTGTAAAACACAACTACAGCGAAGTGCGTTGGGCACGTAATTTTGCCTTGTTAAATATGGCCGAAATGGACGCCGCCATTGTATGTTGGGATGCTAAGTATTACTACTTTAACCCTCGCCCAACACAAATGGTAATGAATATTAAAACGCTTACTGGTATACCAAACTTTCCGTCGTATACATCAGGTCACTCTAACTTTAGCGGTGCAGCTGCAACGATATTAGGTTATTTGGTTCCCGAAAAAGCAAACGCTTTTATGGATATGGCACACGAGGCAGCAATGTCTAGACTTTACGGAGCCATCCATTACCGCAGCGATTGCGAAGTTGGTTTGCAAACCGGTGTAAAAGTAGGCCAATACGCCATAAACCGTGCGAAAATAGACGGAGCAGGCAACTAA
- a CDS encoding glucosidase, with protein sequence MGAEQDRLKTTGWKKWGPYVSDRQWGTVREDYSANGDAWNYVTHDMARSKAYRWGEEGIAGICDIGQHLCFAIALWNKKDRILKERYFGLSNSEGNHGEDVKELYYYLDNTPTHSYMKMLYKYPQQAFPYDQLVAEAKKRGRDQPEFEIIDTGTFNNDEYFDVFVEYAKQGKDDILIKITVHNRGNTDASLNVLPTLWFRNTWAWGYDSDKPSLKAGDNKHISIYHKQLGQLFLAAEKEAETLFCDNETNTRRFFNTGDDKQFYKDGINNYIINGDKSINADKTGTKAAINYDITIPAQQSTTIRLRLSPNADVVFDDFETIFQSRQQEADEFYKAIQPNQNNDERAAIQRQAYAGMLWNKQFYYYDIHQWLTGDPSEPTPPAERLNGRNHSWQHFNNRGDIISMPDKWEYPWFAAWDLAFHCIPLANIDMAFTKSQLTLLIRDWYMHPNGQLPAYEWNFEDANPPVHAMVTWKVYLQDKKANGGKGDTYFLERIFHKLMINFTWWVNRKDEAGNNIFEGGFLGLDNIGVFDRNTKFSNGAHLEQVDGTSWMAMYSLNLLRIAAELAVTNKAYADIASKYFEHFIYISGAMSSLGEGGRSGLWDEEESFFYDQLRFADGSAEKMKVRSIVGFIPLFATEVLDDADIANNPIFSDRMDWFTANRPDLSSLVSRWDVKNSSGKHLISLLRGHRMIGILKYMLDENEFLSPYGIRSVSKYHLNNPFSINMNGSQFSIKYTPAESDIPMFGGNSNWRGPVWVPINYLIIESLNNFYEYYGDDLQVECPTGSGNMMNLKDVANEIYSRISRLFLRDENGKRAADGNSDIIQTDANFKDHIQFYEYFDGDNGRGLGASHQTGWTGLIANCLYH encoded by the coding sequence ATGGGCGCAGAGCAGGATAGGTTAAAAACTACAGGTTGGAAAAAATGGGGCCCTTACGTTAGCGACCGCCAGTGGGGAACGGTACGCGAAGATTATAGCGCCAATGGGGATGCCTGGAACTATGTTACTCATGACATGGCCCGTAGTAAAGCCTACCGGTGGGGCGAAGAAGGTATTGCGGGAATTTGCGATATAGGCCAGCATTTATGTTTCGCAATAGCGCTTTGGAATAAAAAGGACCGTATACTTAAAGAGCGCTACTTTGGTTTAAGCAATTCGGAAGGCAACCATGGCGAGGATGTAAAAGAACTGTATTATTACCTGGATAACACGCCAACCCACTCGTATATGAAAATGCTGTACAAATATCCGCAGCAGGCCTTCCCTTACGATCAACTGGTTGCAGAAGCAAAAAAAAGAGGCCGCGACCAGCCCGAATTTGAGATAATTGATACAGGCACTTTTAACAATGACGAATATTTTGATGTTTTTGTAGAATATGCCAAGCAGGGTAAGGATGATATCCTCATAAAAATAACTGTACATAACCGTGGTAATACTGATGCAAGTTTAAATGTGTTGCCAACCCTTTGGTTTCGTAATACATGGGCATGGGGGTACGATAGTGATAAACCTTCGCTTAAAGCTGGCGACAACAAGCATATTAGTATTTACCATAAACAGTTAGGTCAGCTTTTTTTAGCTGCCGAGAAGGAAGCCGAAACATTGTTTTGTGATAATGAAACAAATACCAGGCGCTTTTTTAATACAGGCGATGATAAACAGTTTTATAAGGACGGGATAAATAATTATATCATAAACGGCGACAAGTCAATCAACGCTGATAAAACAGGTACAAAGGCTGCCATTAATTATGATATCACCATACCGGCACAGCAAAGTACAACTATACGGTTAAGGCTATCGCCTAATGCTGATGTTGTATTCGACGATTTTGAGACCATATTTCAATCGCGGCAGCAAGAGGCGGATGAATTTTATAAAGCCATACAACCCAATCAAAATAACGACGAACGTGCTGCCATACAGCGCCAGGCTTATGCCGGAATGTTATGGAACAAGCAGTTCTATTACTATGATATACACCAATGGCTTACAGGCGACCCATCAGAGCCAACACCACCTGCCGAACGCCTGAACGGGCGTAACCATAGCTGGCAACATTTTAACAACCGTGGCGACATTATATCGATGCCCGATAAATGGGAATACCCCTGGTTTGCCGCCTGGGATCTGGCTTTTCATTGCATACCGCTGGCTAATATTGATATGGCCTTTACAAAAAGCCAGCTAACATTACTGATACGCGATTGGTATATGCACCCCAATGGGCAACTACCTGCTTACGAATGGAATTTTGAAGATGCCAACCCGCCAGTACATGCCATGGTTACCTGGAAGGTTTACCTGCAGGATAAAAAGGCAAATGGGGGCAAAGGCGATACTTACTTTTTAGAGCGCATATTTCATAAGTTGATGATCAACTTTACCTGGTGGGTTAACCGTAAAGACGAAGCAGGAAACAACATATTTGAAGGCGGCTTTTTAGGCCTGGATAATATTGGGGTATTTGATCGTAATACCAAGTTCTCAAACGGGGCGCATCTGGAACAAGTGGATGGCACCAGTTGGATGGCAATGTACTCGCTTAACCTGTTGCGTATTGCTGCCGAGCTTGCGGTGACCAATAAAGCATATGCTGATATCGCTTCTAAGTACTTCGAGCATTTTATTTATATATCAGGTGCTATGTCCAGCCTGGGCGAAGGTGGCCGTAGCGGCTTATGGGATGAGGAAGAAAGCTTTTTTTACGACCAGCTACGTTTTGCAGATGGCAGCGCCGAGAAAATGAAAGTGCGCAGTATTGTAGGTTTCATACCCTTATTTGCTACAGAGGTATTAGATGATGCAGATATAGCCAATAACCCCATATTTAGCGACAGGATGGATTGGTTTACCGCCAACCGGCCCGATCTGTCTTCGCTGGTATCGCGCTGGGATGTAAAGAATAGCTCGGGCAAACATTTAATTAGCCTGTTACGTGGCCACCGTATGATAGGCATATTAAAGTACATGCTGGACGAGAATGAATTTTTAAGCCCTTATGGCATACGGTCGGTTTCGAAATACCATTTAAATAACCCGTTTAGTATTAACATGAACGGCTCGCAATTCAGCATAAAATATACCCCTGCCGAAAGTGATATACCCATGTTTGGCGGCAACAGTAACTGGCGTGGCCCAGTTTGGGTGCCTATCAACTACCTTATCATTGAAAGCCTGAATAATTTTTATGAATACTATGGCGACGACCTGCAAGTAGAGTGCCCTACAGGGTCGGGCAATATGATGAATTTAAAAGATGTTGCCAACGAGATATATAGCCGTATATCAAGACTGTTTTTACGCGACGAAAATGGGAAGAGGGCAGCCGACGGCAACAGCGATATAATTCAAACCGACGCGAATTTTAAAGATCATATACAGTTTTACGAATACTTTGATGGCGATAATGGCCGTGGCTTAGGCGCGTCGCACCAAACCGGCTGGACAGGCCTGATAGCCAACTGTCTATATCATTAA